Below is a genomic region from Kribbella qitaiheensis.
AAAAAGTCAGCGTCGTACTACGGTGCGAGGCCGGGCACGAACCGGCGCCGCGCGAGGTCGCCCTCCGCCCCGGTCCGGGCGCCCGGCCCCGCATCAAGGAAGAGCTTGCCTAAGGCATCAATTGCTGTAGCCCTGGTGGGGTTGACCAGAACAACCGTACGCCGCTGCTCGGCCATCACCCGGTCGTACTCGTCCCAGTCGTCGTGAGCAAGGCCTGCCGCTTCCGTGAGTGTGGCCATCAGCCCTGGCGGGCCTTCTGGCGGGGGTCCAGCCGGTTGATCACGTAGACGCGACCGCGGCGGCGGACCACCTGCGAGCCCCGCTTCGCCTTCAGCGCCTTCAACGAACGTCGTACCTTCATGACGGTTCCTCTCTGTCGTCCCACCTAACGCAAACCGGCCCGAAGAACTTCCCGACCGGTTTGTCGATCCAGCCGTGGCTGGTTCGACGCTTGGGCAGAGGCAGGGATGCTGCCGCCGGGAAGAGGAGTGCGAGATGTCGTTTCAGGCCTACCTGGACAAGATCGAGGAGAAGACCGGGCTGACTCCGCGGCAGTTGGTGGAGATCGCCAAGGAGAAGGGGTTCGACGCGCCGCAGACCAAGGCCGGCACGGTCGCCGACTGGCTGAAGGCGGACTACGACCTCGGCCGCGGCCACGCGATGGCGTTGTTCCACGTGATCAAGAACGGAGTGAAGATCGGCGGCAAGCACGTGAACTCGGGCGGGACCCACAGCGATCCGTCCGACACCCTGTGGCTGGACGGCAAGGCGACCAACCCGCAGCGGTGAGCTCAGTCGAGCGCCTTGATGGCCTCGCGGAGGAGTTCCTCGGTTTGACGTGGGCGGAGCGCGGTGATCGCCAGCGAGTCCATCGTGACGACGTACTCGTCGAGGTCCTCGCGCTTGTCCAGGTAGACGGCGCTGGTGAGGTGCTCGATGTAGACGACGTCGGGCAGGTCCGCCTCGCCGAATCGCAGGATGCTGAACGCGCCGCCGGTGGCCGTGTAGCCGCCGCGGCTGAACGGGATGATCTGCAGCGTCACGTTGTGCCGCTGGGAGGCCTCGAGCAGGTACTCCAGTTGCGCCCGGAACACCTGCGTCCCACCGATCGGGCGCCGTAGTACGGCTTCGTCGATCACTGCCCAGAGGCGGGCGGATCGCTTCCTGGTCAGCACTTGCTGGCGGCCGGTGCGCAGCGCGACCAGGCGTTCGACCTCGATCTCGGGCAACGGGCGATCGCGTCCGAGTTGCACTACGGCGCGGGCGTAGTCCGGGGTCTGCAGCAGTCCCGGCACGAACTGGAGCTCGAAGGTACGGATCAGTTCGGCCGCCATCTCGAGGCCGAGATAGGAGTGGAACCAGCTCGGCGTCACGTCGTCCCAGCGCTGCCACCAGCCGGGGTTGTTGGCCTCCTTGGCCAGATCCAGCAGGCGGTCGCGTTCGGCCTGGTCGTCCACTTTGTAAAGCGTCAGCAGGTCGTCGACGTCGCGGACCTTGAAGCCGACCCGGCCCAGTTCGAGCCGGCTGATCTTGGACTCCGAACCGCGGATCGCCCAGCCCGCGTCGGACCGGCTGATCCCTGATTCCTCACGCAACCGGCGCAAGTGGGCGCCGAGCATGATCCGCAGGGCGGTCGGCCCGCCGTACGCATCCAGCTCTGTCACGGAGTCTCTCCACCTTTTCGCCTCGTCCCGCCGGAGGATCATTTCACGACTTCCGGCGAATCGGCTCCAGTCGGCGCGCTCACGGCGCTGAAAGGCGCCGCGACTGCTAGTAGGGTCGAGCTCGACAGGCCACTCAATCAAGAACGAAGGTCGCTGATGCCCGACGCCGCCAAATCCCCCAGTTCCGTTCCCGTTGGCATCGATACCAGCCGGGCCAGCATCGCCCGCGTCTACGACGCGTTCTTGGGTGGTAAGGACAACTTCGAGATCGATCGCGAGGTGCTGCGGCAGGTGGCCACGGTTGCCCCGCAGGTGACCGACCTCGCCTGGTCGAACCGGAACTTCCTGGTCCGCGCCTGCAGGTTCCTGGCCGGCCAGGCGGGCATCACGCAGTACCTCGACTGTGGCTCCGGTCTGCCGACCGCGGAGAACACCCACCAGATCGTGCAGCGGCTGCAGCCGGACGCGAAGGTGCTGTACATCGACAACGACCCGGTGGTGCTCGCGCACGGCCGCGCGCTGCTGGAGGAGAACGAGAACACGCTCTTCATCAGTGCCGACATCTTCGAGCCCGAGAAGGTGCTCGCCCTCCCGGAGGTGCGGAAGTTCCTCGACTTCTCCCAGCCGATCGCGCTGATCCAGAACGGCACCCTGCACCACTACCTGGGCGACGACGCCCCCGAGTTGATGCAGACCTACACCGACGCCCTGGCCCCCGGCTCGTACGTCGTGATCTCGCATTTCCTCGACCCGGAGACGCCCGAGCACGCCAAGACCGCCCGGGCGCTGGAGGAGCGGTTCACGCACAGCCCGATGGGGTCCGGCCTGTTCCGTCCGTACGACCAGATCAAGGCGATGTTCAACGACCTCGAAATGGTCACCCCTGGTCTGGTGCTGTGCGACGAATGGTGGCCGGACGGCCCCCGCATCGCGCCGCTCAGCCAGATCGAGGAGTGCATCGCCGGCGGAATCGGCCGCAAAGCCTGATCCCCACCAGAAGCCGCGACCAACACCTGTTGGTCGCGGCTTTCAGCTGTACTGCGAGAGCAGGACGGCGGTGGTGTTCTCCTCCAGGGCCTGGAAGACGTGGGCGATGTCGCCGGGATAGGCGATGTAGTCGCCTGGATGGAGCTCTACCGGATCTTCTGCCGGGCCGACCAGGGCGCGGCCGGTGCTGAGCACGACGTGCTCCACGATTCCCGGCATGTGCGGGTCGGACTCCCGGCCGGGGGCCGGGCGCAACGACGATCCGGTAGACGTCGCGGCGCGCGTTGGGCGGGCAGGACGCGACCAGGGTCGCGCTGTAGTCGCCGTGTTCGGAGTACACGGCCGGCCCTTCGTCGGCGCGGATCACGTGCACCCGGGGCTTCGGCGGATCGACCAACTGGCCGAACTGGATGTCGAGAGCAACGCAGAGCGCCCACAGGGTCTCCACGCTCGGGTTCCCGGTGCCGGACTCCAGTTGCGACAGCGTGGACTTGGCGACGCCCGCGCGTTTCGCCACCTCGGTCAGGGACAGGCCGGTCCGGGCCCGTTCGCGGCGTAGCGATGAGGCGATCACGTCCAGTGGTGCCTTCGTGTCCATCGGCGTTCGCTCCATCGGTCCATCCGTTCGACTTGACGAACAAGTCGCTGAGTGTTCATCATAAAACCCATGCGTTCGATATGGCGAACCCTTCAGCAGAGTCTCGACAAGGGACTGGCGCGAGACATCGCGCTGGTCTGCCTGGCCGATGGTGTGGTCGGCCTTTCGTACGGCGCGATCAGCGTCGGTGGGGGACTCGACCTCTGGGTTCCGGTACTGCTGTCCGTGGTCGTGTTCGCCGGGGCGTCGCAGTTCCTGTTCGTCGGGATCGTCGCCGCCGGCGGCAGCCCGATCGCGGCCACCATCGCGGGCCTGCTGGTGAACAGCCGGCACGTGGCCTTCGGGTTGGCCGTCAGCGACGTGATCGGGGCCGGCTGGAAACGGCTCCCGGGCAGTCATCTGATGACGGACGAGAACGTTGCCTTCGCCCTCGGCCAGGATGAGCTGAAGCGGAAGCGCGCTGCCTACTGGATCTGCGGAATCGGCATCTTCATCTGCTGGAACCTAGGCGTCCTGGCCGGCGGTCAGATCGGCTCGGTGATCACCGACACGGACGTGTTCGGCCTCGACGCCGCCTTCCCCGCAGTACTGCTCGCCCTTGTTCTTCCTTCCCTGCGGGACAAATCGACCCGTACCGCGGCGGTGGCGGGCGTCGTCGTCGCGCTCGCGGTGACGCCGTTCCTCCCGGCTGGTCTACCGGTGTTGCTGGCCCTGGTGGGCCTGGTGTTCTACCGAACCGAGCAGTCCCCGAAGAAGTTGCCTGAGGCAAAGGTGGTCGTGTGAGCAATCCCGGGTTGGTGCTGATCGGCGTACTGGTCCTTGCGGTTGGGACCTTCTCGCTGCGGATCGCTGGGCCGCTGCTGCGCACGCGGTTCGAGCTGCCGGCGCGGATGGAGAAGGTGATGGCGGCTGCGGCCGTGGTACTGCTAGCAGCGCTGGTCGCGACGGCCGCATTGACCGATGGACATGGCGCCGCGGGGATCGCGCGGCCGGCCGGTGTACTGGTCGGCGGAGTGCTTGCCTTGCGCAAGGTTCCGTTCATTCTGGTGGTCGTCGCCGCGGCTGCGACCGCGGCCGGGTTACGACTCGTCGGCGTACGGTGATTTCTCGTCAAAGCAAAACGGACCGGCGCGAGAGGCAGTCTCGAGCCGGTCCGTTTTTTGGATCTAGCTGGTTGCGCCGGCCGCTGTCTTCGGTCGGAGCAGGAAGGCGCCGAGGTACAGCACGGCGGCGATGATCAGCAGCCCGTGGAAGCCGATCAGCAGGCCGGCGTACTCAAGGCAGCCGCCCAGCATCGCGCCGAGCAGGTTGGCGCCGAAGCTGGCGGTGCCGTCCGCGGTGTCGGTGAACCGCTTCGCGAAGATCACGTTCGCGGCGAAGATCGGGGTGAACGCGATCAGCACCGCGACCAGGACCCGCAATCCGACCGGCATCGAGAGCAGCCAGCTGTCCGGGAAGACCCAGCTCAGCAGCAATCCCGCGAACAGGACGACGAACATCACTTTGATCGGTGGTGTCTTGAACCGTCTCGTGACTTCGACGGCCGCTAGCACCGCCACCAGCACGCCAGCGAAGACGATTGCGTTCACCACCCAGGTAGTACCGAACAGCAGGGCGAACCCGGTGATGCTCTTCGTCTCCAGCAGCATGAAGCCCGCGCCGAGCAGGAACAGGTCGGTGTAGGGCTGCATCCGCCGGTACGACGAACCGCCGCCCGCGATGCCGACGCCGATCAGTCCGGCGAGCAGCACCAGCCCGATCGTGACCAGGTACAGCGATGGGATCCGGTCGGTGAACAGGTACAGGAACGGCCGGTTGTCGGTGGCCGGCGGCGGGGTGATCGCGGTCGGCCCGGCCCAGACGGTCTCACAGGTCTGGTCAGCCTCGGTGAGACCGACCGTGACCACGGCCTGCTGCAGGCCGTCGCCGACCTTGTCCACGCACGGCTTGTGTCCGAAGGCCTCCTGCGCCGTCGAGGCGAGCCGGTCGATCAGCCAGGTCTCGCGGTAGTAGTTGTACATCGCGAACGCGCCACCCGGTTTCAGGTGCTTGCGGGCGCTCTCGAAGGCCTGCTGGGTGAACAGGTAGCTCTCCAGCCGCAGCGAGCTCGCGCCGTTCACCAGCGTCAGCGAGTCCGGCAGCGCCAGCAGGATCAGGTCGTACTTCTTGTCGGTCCGGGACAGGAACGCCCGGCCGTCGTCGATGTGCGAGCTCACCCGCGGGTCCTGGTACGGGTGGTCCGGGTTCTTCGCCTTGCCGATGTCGCGGATCCGCGGGTCGATCTCGACCGCGTCCACGTGCTCGGCGCCCTTCTTCAGCGCGATCGCGACGTCCGAGCCCGAGCCGGCGCCGATGATCAGGACGTTTTTCGGTGCCTTGCCCGCGTTCGCACGGTCATAGGGCAGTCCGTACTGCGGCTCCCACTGCAACCGGGCATCGGCCGGGATCGCCTGCTGATGCGGTACGCCGTTCACCGTGATCGTGAGAAGCGGCACGCCCTTCCACTCGAACCCGGCGGTCTGCACCTTGTAGTACGGCGACCAACTGTTGTCCGGCTTCGTCGACTCGTGGAACAGCACGCCCACCATCACCAGCATCGGGGCGAGTACGAGCGCGGCGCTCAGCACCGTCGCGGTCATCTTCCGCTGGCCACCAGCGGTCGGCACCATCAGCGCCACGAACATCACCGTGACGATCGCGCCCCACCAGATCGGCGGTGCGCCGAGGAACGACAGCGCGGTGAAGCTGATGATCCCGATCAGGCTGCCGATCAGATCGAACCGGTACGCCGTGAGGCGCGGCAGGTCGGCGAAGCACCGGCCGACCAACTCAGCGGGCCCGGCCAGCACCACGGCCGCGGCGATGAAGATGATCGGCAGGATCACCCAGACCGGCGGGCCGGTGGTGTTCAGGCTGGTGAAGTAGATGACGCTGGACGAGCTGCCCCGGTTGACCGTCACCGGCTTCCACGCGATCACCGCGACCAGCAGGCCGAGCATCAGCGGGGAGTAGTACGGCAGCCGCTTCGCCCGGCCGGACCGCAGGATCCCGATCCCGATGCCGAGGAACGAGCCGAGCAGCACGAAGTTCGAGAAGTAGCTCAGGTGCACGACATTGGAGCCGGTCCAGCGGATCAGCGCGAGCTCGAGGAAGAGCATCAGCGCGCTGGCCGCGACCAGGCGGGGTTTCACCCCCAGCGGGTGCTGCCACTTGTCAGGGGTTGCTTGGCGGGGCGTGGAAGAGTCGACTGCCATGGGCGGGGACGTTACCTGATTCGGTGTGTCAGGCATCACCCCAGCACGGAATCCAGCGCCTTCGTCACCCGGCGTACGCAGTACGGCCTGTGCACGAGCCGCCACCGAGAGCTTACGTCCGAAGAAGTGGAGGGACGTGCACTCCACTTCTTCGGACGTAACGGAGCGGCGCGGACGGCGGGGGCGGTCGCCGTTCGTGCCGGTGTCGGTCAGCGCCGGGCGGGCTTGACCAGTTGGCAGCCGGACTTGTTCAGGTCGATCGTGCGGGTGGCGGTCAGGCAGGTGTAGAACCACCAGGTCTGCTCGCCGTACGCCGCGCCCTGGTCGACGGTGACGTTGCCGTTCGC
It encodes:
- the rpmJ gene encoding 50S ribosomal protein L36 — translated: MKVRRSLKALKAKRGSQVVRRRGRVYVINRLDPRQKARQG
- a CDS encoding DUF4287 domain-containing protein, producing the protein MSFQAYLDKIEEKTGLTPRQLVEIAKEKGFDAPQTKAGTVADWLKADYDLGRGHAMALFHVIKNGVKIGGKHVNSGGTHSDPSDTLWLDGKATNPQR
- a CDS encoding helix-turn-helix domain-containing protein; the encoded protein is MLGAHLRRLREESGISRSDAGWAIRGSESKISRLELGRVGFKVRDVDDLLTLYKVDDQAERDRLLDLAKEANNPGWWQRWDDVTPSWFHSYLGLEMAAELIRTFELQFVPGLLQTPDYARAVVQLGRDRPLPEIEVERLVALRTGRQQVLTRKRSARLWAVIDEAVLRRPIGGTQVFRAQLEYLLEASQRHNVTLQIIPFSRGGYTATGGAFSILRFGEADLPDVVYIEHLTSAVYLDKREDLDEYVVTMDSLAITALRPRQTEELLREAIKALD
- a CDS encoding SAM-dependent methyltransferase is translated as MPDAAKSPSSVPVGIDTSRASIARVYDAFLGGKDNFEIDREVLRQVATVAPQVTDLAWSNRNFLVRACRFLAGQAGITQYLDCGSGLPTAENTHQIVQRLQPDAKVLYIDNDPVVLAHGRALLEENENTLFISADIFEPEKVLALPEVRKFLDFSQPIALIQNGTLHHYLGDDAPELMQTYTDALAPGSYVVISHFLDPETPEHAKTARALEERFTHSPMGSGLFRPYDQIKAMFNDLEMVTPGLVLCDEWWPDGPRIAPLSQIEECIAGGIGRKA
- a CDS encoding AzlC family ABC transporter permease encodes the protein MRSIWRTLQQSLDKGLARDIALVCLADGVVGLSYGAISVGGGLDLWVPVLLSVVVFAGASQFLFVGIVAAGGSPIAATIAGLLVNSRHVAFGLAVSDVIGAGWKRLPGSHLMTDENVAFALGQDELKRKRAAYWICGIGIFICWNLGVLAGGQIGSVITDTDVFGLDAAFPAVLLALVLPSLRDKSTRTAAVAGVVVALAVTPFLPAGLPVLLALVGLVFYRTEQSPKKLPEAKVVV
- a CDS encoding AzlD domain-containing protein, coding for MSNPGLVLIGVLVLAVGTFSLRIAGPLLRTRFELPARMEKVMAAAAVVLLAALVATAALTDGHGAAGIARPAGVLVGGVLALRKVPFILVVVAAAATAAGLRLVGVR
- a CDS encoding spermidine synthase encodes the protein MAVDSSTPRQATPDKWQHPLGVKPRLVAASALMLFLELALIRWTGSNVVHLSYFSNFVLLGSFLGIGIGILRSGRAKRLPYYSPLMLGLLVAVIAWKPVTVNRGSSSSVIYFTSLNTTGPPVWVILPIIFIAAAVVLAGPAELVGRCFADLPRLTAYRFDLIGSLIGIISFTALSFLGAPPIWWGAIVTVMFVALMVPTAGGQRKMTATVLSAALVLAPMLVMVGVLFHESTKPDNSWSPYYKVQTAGFEWKGVPLLTITVNGVPHQQAIPADARLQWEPQYGLPYDRANAGKAPKNVLIIGAGSGSDVAIALKKGAEHVDAVEIDPRIRDIGKAKNPDHPYQDPRVSSHIDDGRAFLSRTDKKYDLILLALPDSLTLVNGASSLRLESYLFTQQAFESARKHLKPGGAFAMYNYYRETWLIDRLASTAQEAFGHKPCVDKVGDGLQQAVVTVGLTEADQTCETVWAGPTAITPPPATDNRPFLYLFTDRIPSLYLVTIGLVLLAGLIGVGIAGGGSSYRRMQPYTDLFLLGAGFMLLETKSITGFALLFGTTWVVNAIVFAGVLVAVLAAVEVTRRFKTPPIKVMFVVLFAGLLLSWVFPDSWLLSMPVGLRVLVAVLIAFTPIFAANVIFAKRFTDTADGTASFGANLLGAMLGGCLEYAGLLIGFHGLLIIAAVLYLGAFLLRPKTAAGATS